A DNA window from Anaerocolumna sp. AGMB13020 contains the following coding sequences:
- a CDS encoding biotin--[acetyl-CoA-carboxylase] ligase, which translates to MKYMNETGKLNLEEMKGVLSGKSFGSKIYYHDQIDSTNTEAKRLLAEHRGEANKLHGTLILAEEQTKGRGRLGRDWSSPHEGGIWMSLALQPKLPAQICPMLTIIAALAVNSAIRQQTGLSSFIKWPNDIIIDGKKVCGILTEMAGLSQGTPDIVIGIGINANRMEFPEDLRDSATSLALEKGSKINRNLLIGRILNCLEEYYQQFLNRRDLTELKAEYEEYLVNRGKQVKVLEKDGEYTGTALGINAQGALLVESKEEIREIISGEVSVRGLHGYV; encoded by the coding sequence ATGAAATATATGAATGAAACCGGTAAATTGAACTTAGAGGAGATGAAAGGTGTATTGTCTGGAAAGTCATTTGGCAGCAAGATATATTACCATGACCAGATAGACTCAACCAATACGGAAGCCAAGAGGTTATTGGCAGAGCATAGGGGAGAAGCGAATAAGCTTCATGGGACACTCATTTTGGCAGAGGAGCAGACCAAAGGAAGAGGAAGACTCGGAAGAGACTGGAGTTCACCTCATGAAGGCGGTATATGGATGTCCCTTGCTCTGCAGCCGAAGCTGCCGGCACAAATCTGCCCCATGCTTACAATTATTGCAGCTCTTGCAGTCAATAGTGCCATAAGGCAGCAGACTGGGCTTTCCTCCTTCATTAAATGGCCCAATGATATTATTATAGATGGTAAAAAAGTCTGCGGTATCCTGACGGAAATGGCAGGCTTATCCCAGGGAACACCGGATATTGTAATTGGAATAGGCATAAATGCCAACCGAATGGAATTTCCGGAGGATTTAAGGGACAGTGCAACTTCACTTGCTCTGGAAAAAGGCAGTAAGATTAACAGGAATCTATTGATAGGCAGGATATTAAACTGCTTGGAGGAATATTACCAGCAGTTCCTTAATAGAAGAGATTTAACTGAGCTGAAAGCGGAATATGAAGAGTATCTGGTTAACAGAGGAAAGCAGGTAAAGGTACTGGAAAAAGACGGGGAATATACCGGAACGGCTCTGGGAATTAATGCACAAGGGGCTCTTTTGGTAGAGAGTAAAGAAGAAATCAGAGAAATCATCTCCGGTGAAGTATCGGTCAGGGGACTTCATGGGTATGTTTAA
- a CDS encoding BMP family protein, translating into MRKKLLAIAMTVAMVASLAGCGSKANTNTSSNTATPTAAAEGSTETSGSETTPAADKTYKVAMILDSSISDGGWGAACYNAMVSAAEDSGFETLYTDGLTTADFTSSIRSYCDLGIDLIFAPGNQYTDAVKEVAADYPDVKFALLNGTVETENIVSILPDAQQIGYMAGALAGLMTKTGKLGFIGGMELDTTKAKLANYEAGAKAVNPAVEVFSAYAGSFSDSAKGKEIADSMVSMNDVDVMFGDASAVDSGAREALANYTDRFDIGQPSDILATQKSEVVIGSVVTDNATMLKLCMEDLKNGTYGNKTIYGNLSNGSLSVGTFSDKVTDDIKTKYLEYIEQIKDGSFIK; encoded by the coding sequence ATGAGAAAAAAATTATTAGCTATCGCCATGACTGTAGCTATGGTCGCAAGTCTTGCAGGCTGCGGCTCCAAGGCAAACACCAACACCTCTAGTAATACTGCAACCCCTACAGCAGCTGCTGAAGGAAGTACGGAAACTTCCGGTTCAGAAACAACTCCGGCTGCTGACAAGACTTATAAGGTAGCCATGATACTGGATTCATCCATCTCAGATGGCGGCTGGGGTGCAGCCTGTTATAACGCAATGGTTTCAGCGGCAGAAGACAGCGGTTTTGAAACACTTTATACAGACGGCCTTACAACAGCAGATTTTACTTCCAGTATCAGAAGCTACTGCGATCTTGGAATTGATTTAATCTTTGCACCCGGTAATCAGTATACAGATGCTGTAAAAGAAGTTGCGGCGGATTATCCCGATGTTAAATTTGCTTTATTAAACGGAACAGTAGAGACAGAGAATATCGTTTCCATCCTTCCTGATGCACAACAGATCGGTTATATGGCAGGAGCACTTGCAGGACTTATGACAAAGACTGGAAAACTGGGTTTTATTGGTGGTATGGAACTTGATACAACAAAAGCCAAGTTGGCTAATTACGAAGCCGGAGCAAAAGCAGTTAATCCTGCTGTGGAAGTATTCTCTGCTTATGCAGGTTCTTTCTCCGATTCTGCAAAGGGTAAGGAGATTGCTGATTCCATGGTCAGCATGAATGATGTAGATGTTATGTTTGGTGATGCCAGTGCAGTAGACTCCGGTGCCCGTGAAGCACTTGCGAACTACACTGACAGATTTGATATCGGACAGCCCAGTGACATTCTTGCAACGCAGAAGTCTGAAGTAGTTATTGGAAGTGTAGTTACTGATAATGCAACTATGTTAAAACTCTGTATGGAAGACTTAAAAAATGGTACCTACGGAAATAAGACCATTTATGGCAACCTTTCAAACGGCAGTTTAAGTGTCGGAACTTTCAGTGATAAGGTAACCGATGATATTAAGACAAAATATCTTGAATACATCGAACAGATCAAAGATGGTTCCTTTATTAAATAA
- a CDS encoding ABC transporter ATP-binding protein, with protein sequence MVIIMSEYLKMENITKKFGEVYANKDINFTVLEGEVHTLLGENGAGKSTLMNILTGLYQPTGGEIYLKGAKVKIDTPSRAVKLGIGMVHQHFMLVEALTVFENIILGITKDKSMFIRKEVLRKEILELADRYGLDIEIDKPVTEISVGAQQRVEILKALYRGAELLILDEPTAALTDIEVEGLFKIIRKLTAEKKSVIFISHKMREVLEISSRITILRTGQTIKSLKKENTNETELATLMIGKELVNNVYKKVKGKAEKVLELDNVSYHKESKHNGVCEISLNINKGEILGIAGVDGNGQSQLAQLVTGVLCPQEGSVAVNERKVARFIPGDFIKANVSHVPEDRNKMGLVGNMSVKENLIMKSLYKEKISVLKGLFLKRKAITEYANEMKEKYDIRCATIEQEIRNLSGGNQQKVVLARELEEKPDLLIAVHPTRGLDIGATRYVHDLMIAARDKGCAILLISADFDEVLKLSDRIAVMYEGRIAGVYPGENPPINEISLAMSGKEITKKEAV encoded by the coding sequence ATGGTTATTATAATGAGCGAGTATCTCAAGATGGAAAACATAACAAAAAAGTTCGGAGAGGTATATGCCAATAAGGATATAAACTTTACGGTGCTGGAAGGAGAAGTACATACACTTCTTGGTGAGAACGGAGCTGGAAAAAGTACTCTGATGAATATTCTTACAGGTCTGTATCAGCCAACAGGCGGTGAAATATATCTTAAGGGTGCCAAAGTTAAAATTGATACACCCTCCAGAGCAGTAAAGCTTGGGATTGGAATGGTACATCAGCATTTTATGCTAGTGGAAGCCCTTACGGTATTTGAGAACATTATTCTTGGGATTACAAAGGATAAATCAATGTTCATCAGGAAAGAAGTCCTTCGCAAGGAGATTCTTGAACTGGCAGACCGTTACGGATTGGATATCGAGATTGATAAGCCGGTAACGGAAATATCTGTTGGTGCACAGCAGCGTGTAGAAATACTTAAGGCTTTATACCGAGGTGCAGAGCTCCTGATCCTGGATGAGCCAACAGCAGCACTCACGGATATTGAAGTAGAAGGACTTTTTAAAATTATCAGAAAGTTAACCGCTGAGAAAAAATCCGTTATCTTTATATCCCATAAGATGAGAGAGGTACTTGAAATCAGCAGCCGTATAACCATTCTCCGTACCGGCCAGACCATTAAGAGTCTTAAAAAGGAAAACACCAACGAAACAGAACTTGCAACCCTCATGATAGGAAAAGAGCTGGTGAATAACGTCTACAAGAAGGTCAAAGGAAAGGCTGAGAAGGTATTGGAACTTGATAATGTAAGCTATCATAAGGAATCCAAGCATAACGGTGTCTGCGAAATCTCCTTAAATATCAACAAGGGAGAAATACTTGGCATTGCAGGTGTTGACGGTAACGGTCAATCCCAGCTGGCCCAGTTGGTCACGGGGGTACTCTGTCCTCAGGAAGGTAGTGTTGCAGTAAATGAACGGAAAGTGGCACGGTTTATACCGGGAGACTTTATTAAAGCGAATGTGTCCCATGTACCGGAAGATAGAAATAAAATGGGGCTTGTAGGAAACATGAGCGTGAAAGAAAACCTGATAATGAAAAGCCTCTACAAAGAGAAGATATCCGTATTAAAGGGCTTGTTTCTAAAACGCAAGGCTATTACTGAATATGCCAATGAAATGAAAGAAAAATATGATATCCGATGCGCAACCATAGAGCAGGAAATTCGAAATCTCTCAGGTGGTAACCAGCAGAAAGTAGTGCTTGCCAGAGAACTGGAAGAAAAGCCGGATCTTTTGATAGCCGTACATCCTACCAGAGGCCTTGATATCGGAGCTACGAGATATGTCCATGATCTGATGATAGCAGCAAGAGACAAAGGCTGTGCAATCCTACTTATCAGTGCTGATTTTGATGAAGTGCTAAAACTTTCTGACCGCATAGCAGTGATGTATGAAGGCAGGATAGCGGGTGTCTATCCGGGAGAGAATCCGCCTATTAATGAAATATCTCTTGCAATGTCCGGAAAAGAGATTACGAAGAAGGAGGCAGTATAA
- a CDS encoding response regulator transcription factor → MYRIAVVEDDRMIRSELHLLLTNNGYEVCDVLEFNGITEQIKELQPHIVLLDINLPKEDGHQVCMKLRSFSNLPIIFVTSRDSDMDELQSLMMGGDDYITKPYNISILLTRIALLLKRVYKDENQMRLEHKGIMLNMENGKVTHAGNTIDFTKSETRILAYLFRHAGKIVSRADMIDYLWDNELFVDDNTLSVNMTRIRKKLEEIKVFDFIETKHRQGYYIE, encoded by the coding sequence ATGTATAGGATAGCAGTAGTAGAAGATGACAGGATGATACGCAGCGAACTGCATCTGCTGCTGACCAATAATGGCTATGAAGTTTGTGATGTCCTGGAATTTAATGGGATAACGGAGCAGATTAAGGAACTGCAGCCCCATATTGTATTGTTGGATATTAATCTGCCGAAAGAAGACGGACATCAGGTGTGTATGAAGCTGCGTTCCTTTTCAAATCTTCCTATTATTTTTGTGACCAGCCGCGATTCGGATATGGACGAGCTGCAGAGCCTAATGATGGGTGGGGACGATTATATCACCAAACCGTACAACATTTCTATATTACTGACAAGGATAGCGCTGCTGTTAAAAAGAGTATACAAAGATGAGAATCAGATGCGTCTTGAGCATAAAGGAATTATGCTAAATATGGAAAATGGTAAAGTAACACATGCAGGTAATACCATAGACTTTACGAAAAGTGAAACAAGAATTCTGGCATATCTCTTTCGCCATGCAGGAAAAATTGTTTCAAGAGCTGATATGATAGATTATCTCTGGGACAATGAGTTATTTGTGGATGATAATACCTTAAGTGTTAACATGACTCGTATCCGTAAGAAACTGGAGGAAATCAAGGTGTTTGATTTCATTGAGACAAAACACAGACAAGGTTATTATATTGAGTAG
- a CDS encoding ABC transporter permease: MDFLNMTFLQELLLSTVRMATPILIVALAELYSERAGQVNIGLDGIMAFGALAGFMVCYITGNPYLGLLAGAAGGILINMVYAFCTITLGAEQIVYGMAINIFAPAIASFIYKVYFGISSTLAQATLMTPMPIPFLSKIPLIGPVFFKHTIIVYIAYLLVPLSYIFFQKTKAGLNFRAVGEYPKAAESLGINVVKQKYLACIICGALAGVGGAYLTTCYISTYTDGVVSGRGFIALSAVIFGRWMPGGVLIAALLFGFTDALQLRLQVLSSQTPYQLLAMIPYICTLFVLAFFGIKKAGPKANGKPYFREER, from the coding sequence ATGGATTTTTTAAATATGACCTTTCTACAGGAGCTGCTCCTGTCCACTGTTCGTATGGCAACCCCCATTTTAATCGTTGCGCTGGCAGAGCTTTATTCGGAAAGAGCCGGACAGGTTAATATCGGACTGGATGGTATCATGGCTTTTGGTGCCCTGGCTGGTTTTATGGTCTGCTACATAACAGGAAACCCCTATCTGGGTTTATTAGCTGGAGCAGCAGGAGGAATCCTTATAAATATGGTATACGCTTTTTGTACCATTACCTTGGGGGCAGAACAGATTGTTTATGGTATGGCTATAAATATCTTTGCTCCGGCAATTGCCTCTTTTATCTATAAGGTTTACTTCGGCATATCCTCGACCCTGGCTCAGGCGACCTTAATGACACCCATGCCTATACCATTCTTAAGCAAGATACCTTTAATCGGTCCGGTATTCTTTAAGCATACAATTATCGTTTACATTGCCTATCTGTTGGTACCACTGTCTTATATTTTCTTTCAGAAGACCAAGGCAGGACTTAACTTCAGAGCTGTTGGTGAATATCCCAAAGCAGCAGAATCACTGGGTATTAATGTAGTAAAGCAAAAGTACCTTGCCTGTATCATCTGCGGTGCTTTAGCGGGGGTAGGCGGAGCCTATCTGACCACCTGTTATATCAGTACGTATACTGATGGAGTAGTATCCGGACGTGGCTTTATTGCCCTTTCAGCAGTTATCTTCGGCAGGTGGATGCCAGGCGGTGTATTAATCGCTGCACTGCTTTTTGGATTTACCGATGCCCTTCAGCTGCGTCTTCAGGTATTAAGCTCCCAAACGCCATATCAGCTTCTGGCGATGATTCCTTATATCTGTACCCTCTTTGTACTTGCTTTCTTTGGTATCAAGAAAGCTGGCCCGAAGGCTAACGGAAAGCCTTATTTCAGAGAAGAGCGTTAA
- a CDS encoding ABC transporter permease, translating into MKIKRLLIQILVPLVSILISFLAGAILIAGIGGNPGEAFSFLLKGAFGTKANFGETIVKSVPLIFTGLAATFAYKCGVFNLGAEGQFAMGAVASIWVSTSLTGISGIPLLIISLLAGILAGGLWGCIPGILKISRGLNEMIVSIMLNYIAILFMGYLYSSPLRDGSVPQTAAVPVKLPRIMEGTRLHAGIIFAIVLALFLYYFLFHTAAGFKLRAVGLNQTAARYNGYSVKKFMLVSFVISGAIAGLGGSVELHGTQFRLMAGFGDGYGFDGVAIALIGQLNPIGTVLVAYLFAVLRTGATTMQAGSGMPTSVIDIIQALIIVFAVAGSALTNLPKIRQVLTNMLSKKAQEGKA; encoded by the coding sequence ATGAAAATAAAACGACTTCTGATACAGATACTGGTACCACTGGTATCTATACTGATTTCCTTTCTTGCGGGTGCCATACTAATTGCTGGAATTGGAGGAAATCCGGGAGAAGCCTTCTCTTTTTTGTTAAAAGGAGCTTTTGGTACAAAAGCCAATTTCGGAGAGACCATTGTTAAGTCTGTACCATTGATCTTTACGGGGCTTGCGGCAACCTTTGCCTATAAGTGCGGAGTATTCAATCTAGGTGCAGAAGGGCAGTTTGCAATGGGAGCGGTTGCCAGCATCTGGGTATCCACATCACTGACTGGAATATCCGGTATACCTTTGCTGATTATCAGTCTGTTGGCAGGTATCTTAGCCGGCGGTTTATGGGGCTGCATTCCCGGTATCTTAAAAATTTCCAGAGGCTTAAATGAAATGATTGTAAGCATTATGCTGAATTATATTGCCATCCTGTTTATGGGGTATCTCTACTCCAGTCCTTTAAGGGATGGAAGTGTTCCTCAGACAGCGGCTGTTCCAGTTAAGCTTCCAAGGATTATGGAGGGAACAAGGCTTCATGCAGGAATTATCTTTGCCATTGTATTAGCACTTTTCCTATATTATTTTCTGTTCCATACGGCAGCTGGATTTAAGCTTAGAGCGGTAGGGTTAAATCAGACAGCAGCCCGTTATAATGGTTATTCCGTTAAGAAATTTATGCTGGTATCCTTTGTTATCTCCGGAGCGATAGCCGGACTAGGCGGAAGTGTTGAACTTCATGGGACACAGTTCAGGCTGATGGCTGGATTTGGTGACGGGTATGGTTTTGATGGAGTAGCGATAGCTTTGATCGGCCAGCTTAACCCAATCGGGACAGTTCTGGTAGCGTATCTCTTTGCGGTATTGCGCACAGGAGCAACTACCATGCAGGCAGGAAGCGGAATGCCTACCTCTGTTATTGATATTATACAGGCGTTGATTATTGTCTTTGCCGTAGCCGGCAGTGCCTTAACCAACCTGCCAAAGATCAGGCAGGTACTTACCAACATGCTGTCTAAAAAAGCACAGGAGGGTAAAGCATAA